TTATTGGAGGGCACCCCGGTATGGGCCATTGTCATGGTGTTTATGTGGGTCGGTTTTTATCTCATCACAGGTGGAGTCAACTCCATGGCTCGCTTGTATGAGATCATTTTACCCATTACGCTTATTCTTTTTGTGCTGGCCATTTTTTTGAGCAGTGAATTGTTTGAGATCAACAATTTGAGACCTGTGCTGGGAGATGGAATTATGCCTGTTGTTAAAGGAATTAAACCTACGACACTGGCGTATACGGGGTATGAAATCATGTTTGTGATTATGGCTTTTATGAAAAACCCGGAGAAGGGGAAAAAGGCCATGGTCTGGGGCATCCTTATTCCTATGGGGATCTATTTCATCACCTTGGTTATGGTCATTGGCAGCTTATCCATTGAAGGCATGAAAACAAGAACGTGGCCAACACTTGACTTGATGCGAAGCTTTGAGATTGAGGGATTGGTCTTTGAACGATTTGAATCCTTGCTGCTGGTGATCTGGATTATGCAGATTTTCTCTACGTTTACCATTACCCATTATGCCGCTTCTCTCGGATGTTCGCAATTGTTTAAGAAAAAGCAGCTGTCTTGGATGATCATTTTGCTTCCCATCATTTACATCATTGCTATGTTACCGGATAATGCGAACGACACGTTCAAACTGGGAGATGCGGTCGGGAATGTGTCCATTTATCTGTTTGGTGTCGTACCGTTATTACTTTTACTGTTGAGCATGATCCGAAAAAAAGGAGGGAAACACAATTGAGCAGATTCAGAAGACAATTAACCATTGGGTTATCGGGGTTGCTGCTAATGTTTACCTCAGGATGTTGGAGCAGTAAAGAGATTGAAGATCTAAGCGTTTATGTGGGTGTGGGACTGGACGTGGCTGAGGAATCGAAATTTGAAAAGAGTATTAATGAACAAGGAGGCCATTATCCCAAAAACAACAATTTAACGGCTACCGTACAGATTGTTCCACGAATCGGCCCCAAACAGGATACTCAAAAAGGCACAGGTGCTTCCGAAGGGCAATCTTTTTTGAATGAAAGGTTGACTGGAGATTCCCTGTTTCAGATCTTTCGTCAGTTTGCTCTAAGAAGAGACCGTCCACTCATTGGTCATCATTTAAAGGTCATCGTTGTTTCTCATGAGTTGTCCAAGAAATATAGTTTGGAGCAGCTGCTTGACTTTATTTTGCGTGATAATGATATCCGCCCCAGTTGTCTGGTTTTAGTAAGCCATGGAACAGCTCACGAAGCTCTTAGTTCTATAGAGCCGGGAGAAGTTCCGGCCTTTTATTTAAAGGGAGTGGTAGGGAATTCGTACCGTTCCAACAAGATCCTTCCTCCTGTGTCTCTTGCGAAGCTTGACGGGAAAATGCAGTCCGGGTCAAGCTTTTTGTTGCAGAATGTCCTTACAGCCGAGGGTGAGCATAAATTCTCAGGGGCAGGGATCTACAAAGGAGAGACGAAAAAATGGATCGGCTCTATAAATCAGATTGAACTCGAAGGATTGTCATGGATCACAGGGAAGGCCCAGCAAGGAGCTGTTAAATCATACGCTCCACCCAATGGCCATACGGTAACCTATGAAATCAAGTCTACCAAGAGTAAAATCATACCACTGGTTCAAGGCAACAACATCTCTTTTCATGTAAAGATTGAATCAGAAGGCCAACTCATGGAAGATTGGAGTTCCCCGGAAATCCCTTCAACGGACAAGTATATTCGTAAATTGGAGATACAGTTTGCGGATACAATCAAAGAACAAATACAGCAGGTTATGAATAAAATGCAGCGTACCTATCGGGTGGACGTGGCCGGATTTGGTGAAGAGCTGAGGATCAAATATCCGAAGGTGTGGAAAAAAGTGAAAAAAGATTGGGATGAAACATTCAGTCACGTTCCCGTAACCTATGATGTGAAACTGAATATTAAAGATTCTGGATCATCGACGGATTAATCACAAGGAATAAGATTCTCTTTACTCTACAAAGTGGATGATGATATTTAATAGTTGACACAAACATGATAGATCGCTATATTTATAAAAAATCATTTTCTTATCCAGAGAGGTGGAGGGACTGGCCCTTAGAAACCTCAGCAACAGATCTGAAGGATACTGTGCTAATTCCAGCGGGTGAACAGCCTGATAGATAGGAGCGTTTGTTTTTATTTGTCAGTAACGGCGCACTCTTCAGGAAGAGTGTGTCTTTTTGTTTTGTTGTTTTCTGGATGAAGAAGTAGGGGAGCAGGCATGAATAACAACAAAGATACGGGGCATTTTCAGCGTAAAATGCAGGCACGGCATGTAGTTATGCTCTCACTCGGTGGAGTCATCGGTACAGGGTTATTTCTAAGTTCGGGCTATACCATCCAGCAGGCAGGACCGATCGGTACTATTCTGTCTTATCTGATCGGAGCGATTGTCGTCTATCTGGTCATGCTCTGTTTAGGTGAACTTTCTGTTCATATGCCAGAGACAGGGGCGTTTCATAGCTATGCGGCAAAATACATCGGACCAGCAACAGGATACACAGTAGCCTGGTTGTATTGGCTAACCTGGACGGTTGCCCTCGGTTCCGAATTTACAGCGGCCGGGCTGTTGATGCAGCGCTGGTTCCCTTCAGTGAATGTTTGGATCTGGAGCGCATTGTTTGCGCTTATGATCTTCCTGTTCAACGCGCTGACTGTCAAATTTTTTGCGGAATCGGAGTTCTGGTTTTCCGCAGTTAAAGTCCTTACAATTGTAGTCTTCATTATTCTTGGGGGCGCAGCCGTATTTGGTATTATTCCAATGGCAGATTCGGAACCTGCACCGTTTCTATCCAATATTACAGCATCGGGTTGGTTCCCCAATGGGGCTACTGCGATACTAATGACGATGCTTGCCGTAAACTTTGCGTTCTCGGGTACCGAATTGATTGGGATTGCTGCCGGGGAAACAGAGAATCCGGAGAAGACGATTCCAAAAGCGATCCATACCACACTGTGGCGTTTAATTATCTTTTTCATCGGAACAATTGTCATTCTCTCGGCACTGCTTCCGATGTCGGATGCGAGTGTGCTCGAAAGTCCGTTTGTGGCGGTCATGGAGCGGGTGGGAGTACCCTATGCAGCAGACATTATGAACTTTGTTATTTTGACGGCGATTCTGTCTGCGGCTAATTCGGGGTTGTATGCATCTTCACGGATGCTCTGGTCTCTGGCTGATAAAAAGACGATCTCCCCATGGTTTGCCACATTGACCAAACGTGGTGTGCCGCTGAATGCGCTCTTGATCAGTATGGTTGGGGGCGGTCTGGCTTTGCTGTCCAGTATCATTGCGCCAGGTACCGTATATATTACACTGGTTTCCATTTCAGGTCTGGCTGTTGTTGCGGTATGGATGAGCATCAGTGCTTCACAGTATATGTTCCGCAGACAGTATATCCGGGAAGGACATGCGGTCAAAGATCTGGTCTACCGCACACCACTGTACCCGGCGGTACCGATTATTTCATTTATATTGTGCCTGGCTTCATGTATAGGCATTGCTTTTGACCCGACACAGCGAATAGCGCTGTATTGCGGAGTTCCATTCATTGCAGTGTGTTACGCAGTTTATTATCTGACAGAACGTGTGAATAAGAAAAGAGGACAAGTACATGACGCAAGTACAACAGACTAATCCCATAGAACAGATTCTGCGTGAGTATCCGGTCATGATTCTGGATGGGGCGCTGGCAACCGAACTGGAACAGCATGGCTGTGATCTGGATGATCCGCTCTGGTCTGCACGTGTGTTACTGGAGAATCCGGACGTGATCCTTCAGGTCCATGCAGATTATTTTCGCGCTGGAGCCGACTGTGCGATTACATCCAGTTATCAGGCGACGGTGGAAGGCTTCGGCAAGCGAGGCATCGGAGAGCAGCAGTCGCTGGAGCTGATTCGCAAGACGGTGGAGCTGGCTGTGCAGGCGCGAGATGATGTCTGGGCAGAAGGGCAAGGTGAAGCCGCAGAGCATGTATCCGGCAATGATTTAAACGGTAAAAAACAAACGGCAGTTGCCATGGGAAATAGGGCATCGGCTCGTCCAAGACCGATTGTTGCTGCATCCGTTGGACCGTACGGCGCATATCTGGCAGATGGCTCGGAGTATGTCGGTCACTATGGTGTCTCGGACGAGACGTTGAGCGCGTTTCATCGTCCACGGATCACAGCCTTGCTGGAAGCAGGGGCGGATATTCTGGCCTTTGAGACGATCCCATCCTTGCAGGAAGCACAGGTACTGATCGATTTATTAAAAGAATTTCCGAACGCCTATGCATGGCTCTCCTTCTCATTAAAAGACGGGACAGCGATCAGTGAAGGCACGCCATTGGAAGAGTGTGCACAATTGTTAGGAGCTGAACCTCAGATTGCTGCGATTGGGCTGAATTGTGCTCCCATGGAACTGGTAACGGAAGCGGTAGGTATTCTGAGCCGTGCCAGCGATAAACCGATTATTGTATACCCGAACTCGGGTGAGGTATACGATCCAGTAACGAAGACATGGAGTGGTCACGGTATATGTGGCAGCATGAGCGATGCTTCAGAGCAGTGGGTGGCGGCAGGTGCGAAAATTATTGGCGGCTGTTGCCGCACTACGCCACGTCAGATTGAAGAACTGGCGAAAAAGTGGCGGAGTCAAAGATGACTTTCTGAAATGTGAGTTATATCTTGTACAGGAAAGAGCCCTCTCTATCCGTTAACGGATTTGAGAGGACTCTTTTTGCGTCTTTTTCGAAGGACTCAAGCCCAGAATCTCTTCGCTGGATTAAAGATAAACGGATTGCCATCAGCTATTGAGCATATCCAATTATTTGTTCTCCACTGAAATGGAACCCAAGGAAGTCTGTAAGGAGAGCAAAGGTCCGCCGCCATTAATGTCTGTTTTTCCTTTCGCCGCACCCGAGACTTTCCCCAAATCTGTCGCTGTTTTCAACGTGTATGCAAGGTTGGCTGGGAGAATGGCTGTGACCGTGCCTACTTCTGTTGAAGCTTTGAGCTGGCTTCCTTCGGCAAGGTTGTTCAGATCGAGACGAATAGTGCCTGCATCGGATGTAATCGATGATTTTCCGTCCACTTCAACTTCGGCAAGTTCAATCGATCCCGTATTGTTGGATACATCATAACTGCCTTTCAGACCGGTGAGTGAAATAGTGCCTACCTCGGTGGATATCTCATACTCCGCGACTTGGGCAGGAACTTCCACAACATAGTTAACAGTAAAATGGGAGTTCCCCAGATTTTTGTTGGCCCAGGACCATATATCCGTTCCATCCT
Above is a window of Paenibacillus sp. E222 DNA encoding:
- a CDS encoding spore germination protein yields the protein MNRKQDQLTTVQAAAFIINYMLGAGILTLPRTTVTAAGTPDVWISIILSGLLVMVMGIILVTLCRRFPGKTVFQFTEEITGKWIAYILGITIIVYFIIIAAFEIRVMADVTGLYLLEGTPVWAIVMVFMWVGFYLITGGVNSMARLYEIILPITLILFVLAIFLSSELFEINNLRPVLGDGIMPVVKGIKPTTLAYTGYEIMFVIMAFMKNPEKGKKAMVWGILIPMGIYFITLVMVIGSLSIEGMKTRTWPTLDLMRSFEIEGLVFERFESLLLVIWIMQIFSTFTITHYAASLGCSQLFKKKQLSWMIILLPIIYIIAMLPDNANDTFKLGDAVGNVSIYLFGVVPLLLLLLSMIRKKGGKHN
- a CDS encoding Ger(x)C family spore germination protein, translating into MSRFRRQLTIGLSGLLLMFTSGCWSSKEIEDLSVYVGVGLDVAEESKFEKSINEQGGHYPKNNNLTATVQIVPRIGPKQDTQKGTGASEGQSFLNERLTGDSLFQIFRQFALRRDRPLIGHHLKVIVVSHELSKKYSLEQLLDFILRDNDIRPSCLVLVSHGTAHEALSSIEPGEVPAFYLKGVVGNSYRSNKILPPVSLAKLDGKMQSGSSFLLQNVLTAEGEHKFSGAGIYKGETKKWIGSINQIELEGLSWITGKAQQGAVKSYAPPNGHTVTYEIKSTKSKIIPLVQGNNISFHVKIESEGQLMEDWSSPEIPSTDKYIRKLEIQFADTIKEQIQQVMNKMQRTYRVDVAGFGEELRIKYPKVWKKVKKDWDETFSHVPVTYDVKLNIKDSGSSTD
- the mmuP gene encoding S-methylmethionine permease, whose amino-acid sequence is MNNNKDTGHFQRKMQARHVVMLSLGGVIGTGLFLSSGYTIQQAGPIGTILSYLIGAIVVYLVMLCLGELSVHMPETGAFHSYAAKYIGPATGYTVAWLYWLTWTVALGSEFTAAGLLMQRWFPSVNVWIWSALFALMIFLFNALTVKFFAESEFWFSAVKVLTIVVFIILGGAAVFGIIPMADSEPAPFLSNITASGWFPNGATAILMTMLAVNFAFSGTELIGIAAGETENPEKTIPKAIHTTLWRLIIFFIGTIVILSALLPMSDASVLESPFVAVMERVGVPYAADIMNFVILTAILSAANSGLYASSRMLWSLADKKTISPWFATLTKRGVPLNALLISMVGGGLALLSSIIAPGTVYITLVSISGLAVVAVWMSISASQYMFRRQYIREGHAVKDLVYRTPLYPAVPIISFILCLASCIGIAFDPTQRIALYCGVPFIAVCYAVYYLTERVNKKRGQVHDASTTD
- the mmuM gene encoding homocysteine S-methyltransferase, translated to MTQVQQTNPIEQILREYPVMILDGALATELEQHGCDLDDPLWSARVLLENPDVILQVHADYFRAGADCAITSSYQATVEGFGKRGIGEQQSLELIRKTVELAVQARDDVWAEGQGEAAEHVSGNDLNGKKQTAVAMGNRASARPRPIVAASVGPYGAYLADGSEYVGHYGVSDETLSAFHRPRITALLEAGADILAFETIPSLQEAQVLIDLLKEFPNAYAWLSFSLKDGTAISEGTPLEECAQLLGAEPQIAAIGLNCAPMELVTEAVGILSRASDKPIIVYPNSGEVYDPVTKTWSGHGICGSMSDASEQWVAAGAKIIGGCCRTTPRQIEELAKKWRSQR
- a CDS encoding DUF4097 family beta strand repeat-containing protein; this encodes MRRVYKKLLVALSSVSLLAACTNNPITSPSEGSTSQGAESGWMKLISSNAIDKELAEASLQEVSNTLIIENSVGNIEIRRGEDSGLHVRTTLQALNNRSGESTLEELGQNAEVSLITKGKRTSVQLQAKGQDGTDIWSWANKNLGNSHFTVNYVVEVPAQVAEYEISTEVGTISLTGLKGSYDVSNNTGSIELAEVEVDGKSSITSDAGTIRLDLNNLAEGSQLKASTEVGTVTAILPANLAYTLKTATDLGKVSGAAKGKTDINGGGPLLSLQTSLGSISVENK